The DNA region GCCGTCTTTGGGCGACCCTTCAAATTGTGCTTCCTCGGTAGAGCCGGTCAGTGCCGTGGTGGACGAGCGACCGCCTTCAATAGCTTGCGTGACGGCATCGAAGTAGCCGGTACCCACCTCGCGTTGGTGCTTCACGGCCGTGAAGCCAAGGTCGGCCGCCGCGAATTCCTTCTGCTGCAACTCAACGAAGGCACTCATCTGGTTGCGGGCATAACCGTGCGCCAGCTCGAACATGCCGTAGTTCAGGGCGTGGAAGCCGGCCAGCGTGATGAACTGGAACTTGTAGCCCATGGCGCCCAGCTCGCGCTGGAACTTGGCGATGGTGGTGTCGTCCAGGTTCTTTTTCCAATTGAACGATGGCGAGCAGTTATAGGCCAGCATCTTGCCCGGGAACTGCTTATGGATGGACTCGGCAAACTTGCGGGCATATTCCAGGTTGGGTGTGGAAGTTTCGCACCACAGCAGATCGGCATAAGGTGCATAGGCCAGCCCACGCGAAATAGCCTGATCGATACCGGCACGTGTGCGGAAGAAGCCTTCCACGGTGCGCTCGCCGGTAATGAAGGCGTGATCGTTCTCGTCGATGTCGCTGGTTACCAGGTCGGCAGCATCGGCGTCAGTACGAGCCAGCAACAAGGTAGGAACGCCCAGTACGTCGGCGGCCAGACGTGCCGACACCAACTTGGCGACGGCTTCGCGAGTGGGCACCAGCACCTTCCCGCCCATGTGCCCGCACTTCTTGACCGAAGCCAACTGGTCTTCAAAGTGAACGCCGGCTGCACCCGCCTCGATCATGGACTTCATGAGTTCGAAGGCATTCAGTACGCCGCCAAACCCGGCTTCCGCGTCCGCCACGATGGGGGCGAAGTAGTCGAGGTAATCTTCGTCTTTGGGGTTTTTGCCTTCCATCCACTGGATCTGGTCGCAACGGGTCAAGGCATTATTGATGCGCTTGACCACCAGGGGCACCGAGTTGGCCGGATACAGCGACTGATCGGGGTACATTTCGCCCGCGCCATTGGCATCGCCGGCGACCTGCCAACCGGACAGATATATGGCCTTGAGCCCCGCCTTCACCTGTTGCATGGCCTGGTTGCCTGTCAGGGCGCCCAGCGCATTGATGAAAGGCTCTTCATGCAGCAAGCCCCACAGTTTTTCAGCGCCGCGACGAGCCAGCGTGTGCTCCACCGTGACCGAGCCGCGCAGCCGCACGACCTCTTCGGCCCCATAACCGCGCTTGATACCCTGCCAGCGGGCATCTTCTGCCCATGTTCGTTGAAGGTCGCGAATTTCGGTTTCTCGTGTGCTCATGATGTGTCCCTGCAAAGTAAGAAAAAGTGGTAAACCCGATGACTAAAGTCTACGGGCTTGCTGCAAGGCAAACCACACTTATGTCTTATATAAGACAAAAAATATTGCGCTTAAATTTCAAGATGATACGAATTTCATTTCAGGATGCGGAACAACTTTCTTCCGTATGAAAAGCAAGATCATGCAACGCAGCATCGCAATTTCACGATGCGAAATGGCAATTTCATGATATGAAACGGTACGGTCCAGACGGTACAATGGCTTAACCTGATGCGGGCCTACTGGTCCGCAGCACCAACTTTCGCTACCCACCATGCAAGATACTCACCTCGCTCACGCCCCTTTGGGCCAGGATGTCGTTTATCCCGTTACCTACGATGCCGGCCTGCTGTTCCCCATAGAACGCGCGCGGAATCGCCAGCAACTGAACATCCCTTCCGTGTGGCACGGCGCCGATATCTGGAATGCCTACGAGCTTTCCTGGCTGGACGCGCGCGGCAAGCCAGTTGTGGCGATAGGACGGTTCGT from Pollutimonas thiosulfatoxidans includes:
- the aceA gene encoding isocitrate lyase encodes the protein MSTRETEIRDLQRTWAEDARWQGIKRGYGAEEVVRLRGSVTVEHTLARRGAEKLWGLLHEEPFINALGALTGNQAMQQVKAGLKAIYLSGWQVAGDANGAGEMYPDQSLYPANSVPLVVKRINNALTRCDQIQWMEGKNPKDEDYLDYFAPIVADAEAGFGGVLNAFELMKSMIEAGAAGVHFEDQLASVKKCGHMGGKVLVPTREAVAKLVSARLAADVLGVPTLLLARTDADAADLVTSDIDENDHAFITGERTVEGFFRTRAGIDQAISRGLAYAPYADLLWCETSTPNLEYARKFAESIHKQFPGKMLAYNCSPSFNWKKNLDDTTIAKFQRELGAMGYKFQFITLAGFHALNYGMFELAHGYARNQMSAFVELQQKEFAAADLGFTAVKHQREVGTGYFDAVTQAIEGGRSSTTALTGSTEEAQFEGSPKDGLKVA